The following coding sequences lie in one Lolium perenne isolate Kyuss_39 chromosome 2, Kyuss_2.0, whole genome shotgun sequence genomic window:
- the LOC127332702 gene encoding uncharacterized protein isoform X2 produces the protein MLTRELGEDGFAGVEIRVTPMRTEIIIRATRTQNVLGEKGRRIRELTSVVQKRFNFPDGSVELYAEKVMYRGLCAVAQAESLRYKLLGGLAVRRACYGVLRFVMESGAKGCEVIVSGKLRAQRAKSMKFKDGYMISSGHPVNQYIDGAVRHVLLRQLDDSALDAVMKKLSPRRRTWLEFTCFTAALDKMEKILWSNPSHFSPNPRPRLAKDGDFSPAPPLPCPLLFPCFGCSHHSLLADLPSSPWSGGSSAGLGREHRVRDELGAGLGRERDKRYVEAVARPADGEEEQGAGRHPHGVAGDCWEEEHTISWPTSSPRMQTSSPGTCPLPPLLQRRPEVAARGGGPRQRREGDGMDASRFNAV, from the exons ATGCTGACCCGCGAGCTCGGGGAGGACGGCTTCGCCGGCGTCGAGATCCGGGTCACCCCCATGCGCACCGAgatcatcatccgcgccacccgcACGCAGAACGTCCTCG GCGAGAAGGGTCGGAGGATCAGGGAGCTGACGTCGGTGGTGCAGAAGCGCTTCAACTTTCCCGACGGAAGCGTGGAGCTCTACGCCGAGAAGGTCATGTACCGCGGCCTCTGCGCCGTTGCGCAGGCCGAGTCCCTCCGCTACAAGCTCCTCGGTGGCCTCGCTGTTCGAAG GGCATGCTATGGTGTACTCAGGTTTGTCATGGAAAGCGGTGCGAAGGGTTGTGAG GTCATTGTGAGTGGGAAGCTTAGGGCACAGCGTGCTAAATCCATGAAGTTCAAGGATGGGTATATGATCTCTTCTGGCCATCCAGTCAACCAGTATATCGATGGAGCTGTGAGGCATGTTCTTCTCAGACAG TTGGATGATAGTGCTCTGGATGCTGTAATGAAGAAGCTAAGTCCTAGGAGGAGAACCTGGCTGGAGTTCACATGCTTCACCGCTGCACTAGACAAGATG GAGAAGATCCTATGGAGCAACCCTAGCCACTTTTCTCCCAATCCCCGCCCGAGGCTAGCCAAAGACGGCGATTTTTCTCCTGCCCCTCCTCTCCCGTGCCCCCTCCTCTTCCCCTGCTTTGGCTGCAGCCACCACTCCCTCCTGGCCGATCTCCCGTCTTCGCCATGGTCGGGCGGTAGCAGCGCCGGCCTTGGACGCGAGCACCGCGTGCGGGACGAgctgggcgccggccttgggcgCGAGCGGGACAAACGATATGTGGAGGCTGTCGCCCGACCCGCTGATGGCGAAGAAGAGCAAGGGGCGGGCCGGCACCCCCACGGAGTCGCTGGGGACTGCTGGGAGGAGGAGCACACGATCTCCTGGCCTACTTCGTCACCGAGGATGCAGACTAGCAGCCCAGGAACCTGCCCTCTTCCGCCTCTTCTTCAAAGGAGACCA GAAGTGGCAGCGCGTGGTGGTGGTCCTCGGCAACGACGAGAGGGAGACGGGATGGATGCTTCAAGATTCAATGCG GTATGA
- the LOC127332702 gene encoding small ribosomal subunit protein uS3x isoform X4, giving the protein MLTRELGEDGFAGVEIRVTPMRTEIIIRATRTQNVLGEKGRRIRELTSVVQKRFNFPDGSVELYAEKVMYRGLCAVAQAESLRYKLLGGLAVRRACYGVLRFVMESGAKGCEVIVSGKLRAQRAKSMKFKDGYMISSGHPVNQYIDGAVRHVLLRQLDDSALDAVMKKLSPRRRTWLEFTCFTAALDKMEVAARGGGPRQRREGDGMDASRFNAV; this is encoded by the exons ATGCTGACCCGCGAGCTCGGGGAGGACGGCTTCGCCGGCGTCGAGATCCGGGTCACCCCCATGCGCACCGAgatcatcatccgcgccacccgcACGCAGAACGTCCTCG GCGAGAAGGGTCGGAGGATCAGGGAGCTGACGTCGGTGGTGCAGAAGCGCTTCAACTTTCCCGACGGAAGCGTGGAGCTCTACGCCGAGAAGGTCATGTACCGCGGCCTCTGCGCCGTTGCGCAGGCCGAGTCCCTCCGCTACAAGCTCCTCGGTGGCCTCGCTGTTCGAAG GGCATGCTATGGTGTACTCAGGTTTGTCATGGAAAGCGGTGCGAAGGGTTGTGAG GTCATTGTGAGTGGGAAGCTTAGGGCACAGCGTGCTAAATCCATGAAGTTCAAGGATGGGTATATGATCTCTTCTGGCCATCCAGTCAACCAGTATATCGATGGAGCTGTGAGGCATGTTCTTCTCAGACAG TTGGATGATAGTGCTCTGGATGCTGTAATGAAGAAGCTAAGTCCTAGGAGGAGAACCTGGCTGGAGTTCACATGCTTCACCGCTGCACTAGACAAGATG GAAGTGGCAGCGCGTGGTGGTGGTCCTCGGCAACGACGAGAGGGAGACGGGATGGATGCTTCAAGATTCAATGCG GTATGA
- the LOC127332702 gene encoding small ribosomal subunit protein uS3x isoform X5 — MLTRELGEDGFAGVEIRVTPMRTEIIIRATRTQNVLGEKGRRIRELTSVVQKRFNFPDGSVELYAEKVMYRGLCAVAQAESLRYKLLGGLAVRRACYGVLRFVMESGAKGCEVIVSGKLRAQRAKSMKFKDGYMISSGHPVNQYIDGAVRHVLLRQLDDSALDAVMKKLSPRRRTWLEFTCFTAALDKMV; from the exons ATGCTGACCCGCGAGCTCGGGGAGGACGGCTTCGCCGGCGTCGAGATCCGGGTCACCCCCATGCGCACCGAgatcatcatccgcgccacccgcACGCAGAACGTCCTCG GCGAGAAGGGTCGGAGGATCAGGGAGCTGACGTCGGTGGTGCAGAAGCGCTTCAACTTTCCCGACGGAAGCGTGGAGCTCTACGCCGAGAAGGTCATGTACCGCGGCCTCTGCGCCGTTGCGCAGGCCGAGTCCCTCCGCTACAAGCTCCTCGGTGGCCTCGCTGTTCGAAG GGCATGCTATGGTGTACTCAGGTTTGTCATGGAAAGCGGTGCGAAGGGTTGTGAG GTCATTGTGAGTGGGAAGCTTAGGGCACAGCGTGCTAAATCCATGAAGTTCAAGGATGGGTATATGATCTCTTCTGGCCATCCAGTCAACCAGTATATCGATGGAGCTGTGAGGCATGTTCTTCTCAGACAG TTGGATGATAGTGCTCTGGATGCTGTAATGAAGAAGCTAAGTCCTAGGAGGAGAACCTGGCTGGAGTTCACATGCTTCACCGCTGCACTAGACAAGATG GTATGA
- the LOC127332702 gene encoding uncharacterized protein isoform X1 codes for MLTRELGEDGFAGVEIRVTPMRTEIIIRATRTQNVLGEKGRRIRELTSVVQKRFNFPDGSVELYAEKVMYRGLCAVAQAESLRYKLLGGLAVRRACYGVLRFVMESGAKGCEVIVSGKLRAQRAKSMKFKDGYMISSGHPVNQYIDGAVRHVLLRQLDDSALDAVMKKLSPRRRTWLEFTCFTAALDKMEKILWSNPSHFSPNPRPRLAKDGDFSPAPPLPCPLLFPCFGCSHHSLLADLPSSPWSGGSSAGLGREHRVRDELGAGLGRERDKRYVEAVARPADGEEEQGAGRHPHGVAGDCWEEEHTISWPTSSPRMQTSSPGTCPLPPLLQRRPEVAARGGGPRQRREGDGMDASRFNAVV; via the exons ATGCTGACCCGCGAGCTCGGGGAGGACGGCTTCGCCGGCGTCGAGATCCGGGTCACCCCCATGCGCACCGAgatcatcatccgcgccacccgcACGCAGAACGTCCTCG GCGAGAAGGGTCGGAGGATCAGGGAGCTGACGTCGGTGGTGCAGAAGCGCTTCAACTTTCCCGACGGAAGCGTGGAGCTCTACGCCGAGAAGGTCATGTACCGCGGCCTCTGCGCCGTTGCGCAGGCCGAGTCCCTCCGCTACAAGCTCCTCGGTGGCCTCGCTGTTCGAAG GGCATGCTATGGTGTACTCAGGTTTGTCATGGAAAGCGGTGCGAAGGGTTGTGAG GTCATTGTGAGTGGGAAGCTTAGGGCACAGCGTGCTAAATCCATGAAGTTCAAGGATGGGTATATGATCTCTTCTGGCCATCCAGTCAACCAGTATATCGATGGAGCTGTGAGGCATGTTCTTCTCAGACAG TTGGATGATAGTGCTCTGGATGCTGTAATGAAGAAGCTAAGTCCTAGGAGGAGAACCTGGCTGGAGTTCACATGCTTCACCGCTGCACTAGACAAGATG GAGAAGATCCTATGGAGCAACCCTAGCCACTTTTCTCCCAATCCCCGCCCGAGGCTAGCCAAAGACGGCGATTTTTCTCCTGCCCCTCCTCTCCCGTGCCCCCTCCTCTTCCCCTGCTTTGGCTGCAGCCACCACTCCCTCCTGGCCGATCTCCCGTCTTCGCCATGGTCGGGCGGTAGCAGCGCCGGCCTTGGACGCGAGCACCGCGTGCGGGACGAgctgggcgccggccttgggcgCGAGCGGGACAAACGATATGTGGAGGCTGTCGCCCGACCCGCTGATGGCGAAGAAGAGCAAGGGGCGGGCCGGCACCCCCACGGAGTCGCTGGGGACTGCTGGGAGGAGGAGCACACGATCTCCTGGCCTACTTCGTCACCGAGGATGCAGACTAGCAGCCCAGGAACCTGCCCTCTTCCGCCTCTTCTTCAAAGGAGACCA GAAGTGGCAGCGCGTGGTGGTGGTCCTCGGCAACGACGAGAGGGAGACGGGATGGATGCTTCAAGATTCAATGCGGTT GTATGA
- the LOC127332702 gene encoding small ribosomal subunit protein uS3x isoform X3: MLTRELGEDGFAGVEIRVTPMRTEIIIRATRTQNVLGEKGRRIRELTSVVQKRFNFPDGSVELYAEKVMYRGLCAVAQAESLRYKLLGGLAVRRACYGVLRFVMESGAKGCEVIVSGKLRAQRAKSMKFKDGYMISSGHPVNQYIDGAVRHVLLRQLDDSALDAVMKKLSPRRRTWLEFTCFTAALDKMEVAARGGGPRQRREGDGMDASRFNAVV, from the exons ATGCTGACCCGCGAGCTCGGGGAGGACGGCTTCGCCGGCGTCGAGATCCGGGTCACCCCCATGCGCACCGAgatcatcatccgcgccacccgcACGCAGAACGTCCTCG GCGAGAAGGGTCGGAGGATCAGGGAGCTGACGTCGGTGGTGCAGAAGCGCTTCAACTTTCCCGACGGAAGCGTGGAGCTCTACGCCGAGAAGGTCATGTACCGCGGCCTCTGCGCCGTTGCGCAGGCCGAGTCCCTCCGCTACAAGCTCCTCGGTGGCCTCGCTGTTCGAAG GGCATGCTATGGTGTACTCAGGTTTGTCATGGAAAGCGGTGCGAAGGGTTGTGAG GTCATTGTGAGTGGGAAGCTTAGGGCACAGCGTGCTAAATCCATGAAGTTCAAGGATGGGTATATGATCTCTTCTGGCCATCCAGTCAACCAGTATATCGATGGAGCTGTGAGGCATGTTCTTCTCAGACAG TTGGATGATAGTGCTCTGGATGCTGTAATGAAGAAGCTAAGTCCTAGGAGGAGAACCTGGCTGGAGTTCACATGCTTCACCGCTGCACTAGACAAGATG GAAGTGGCAGCGCGTGGTGGTGGTCCTCGGCAACGACGAGAGGGAGACGGGATGGATGCTTCAAGATTCAATGCGGTT GTATGA
- the LOC139830134 gene encoding probable small nuclear ribonucleoprotein G isoform X1, producing MVESGNSHDLFAGSCGNGMKIYVYYVKHCFSAKNKLLVKLNANRVVIGTLRGFDQFMNLVVDNTVEVNGDERNDIWMVVLRGNSVVIFPHTYFWFSI from the exons ATGGTGGAAAGCGGAAACTCACATGATTTGTTTGCAGGGTCTTGCGGAAATGGGATGAAGATTTATGTATACTATGTGAAACACTGCTTTTCTGCGAAAAATAAGCTATTAG TCAAGCTGAATGCAAACCGTGTTGTCATTGGCACACTTCGAGGATTTGATCAGTTCATGAATTTGGTCGTGGATAACACTGTGGAGGTCAATGGAGATGAAAGGAACGACATATGGATGGTG GTTCTGAGAGGAAATAGTGTTGTGATATTTCCGCATACCTACTTCTGGTTTAGCATCTGA
- the LOC139830134 gene encoding probable small nuclear ribonucleoprotein G isoform X2 — MKIYVYYVKHCFSAKNKLLVKLNANRVVIGTLRGFDQFMNLVVDNTVEVNGDERNDIWMVVLRGNSVVIFPHTYFWFSI, encoded by the exons ATGAAGATTTATGTATACTATGTGAAACACTGCTTTTCTGCGAAAAATAAGCTATTAG TCAAGCTGAATGCAAACCGTGTTGTCATTGGCACACTTCGAGGATTTGATCAGTTCATGAATTTGGTCGTGGATAACACTGTGGAGGTCAATGGAGATGAAAGGAACGACATATGGATGGTG GTTCTGAGAGGAAATAGTGTTGTGATATTTCCGCATACCTACTTCTGGTTTAGCATCTGA